A region of the Flintibacter sp. KGMB00164 genome:
TGACGTGGACATCGGGATAGCGCCGCTGGACCGCCCGGAAGCTGCCCAGGGTCACCAGGTGCTCGCCTCCCAGCAGCAAGGGCAGCTTGCCCGCGGCCAGGATATCCTCCGCACGGGTCTCGATGTCAAGAAGGGCCAGCTCCGCGCTGCCAAAGCACAGCTCCAGGTCGCCGCTGTCGAAGATGCGGCAGTCGGTGAGGTCCTTGTCCTGGTAGGGGCTGTAGGTCTCCAGGCCAAAGCTCTCGTGGCGCATGGCGGAAGAGCCGAAACGGGCGCCGGGGCGAAAGCTGGTGGTGGAGTCAAAGGGGGCACCGAAGAGGACGATCTTTGCCTCCTCAAAGCTGCTGTCGCAGCCGATAAAGGTCTCAATATTCGGGTTCATTACTCTACTTCCTCCAACATCTCCTCCAGAAACGCGGGCAGGAAGAAGGCTCCCGCATGGAGGCGGACGGTATAATACTTGGTTTTCAAATGCAGCTTGAGCCACTTCTCCCGGTCGAAGTCATCGATGGGGTGGTACTTCTTGCTGGCAAAGCCAAACAGCCAGTAGCCGGCGGCATAGGTGGGGATGTGGGCCTGGTAGACCCGGCTGATGGGGAACGTGTTGACGATGCGCTTGTGGCTGCGCTGCATAGCCTGGGCGTCGTGGCGGTAGAAGGGGCTGCCCTGCTGGTTTACCATAATTCCATCGTCCTTCAGGGCGTTATAGCAGATGCCGTAAAACTCCCGGGTGAAGTAGCCCTCGGAGGGGCCGAAGGGATCGGTGGAGTCCACGATAATGAGGTCATACTGGGCCTTGCGGCGGCGGATGAAGCGCAGGGCATTATCAAAGTAGATGTGCACCCGCTTGTCGTCCAGACGGCAGGCGTTTTCCGGCAGGTACTGGCGGCAGGCGTTAACCACCTGCTCGTCCATCTCCACCAGGTCGATGGACTGGATGCACTCGTACCGGGCCAGCTCCTTCACCACGCCGCCGTCTCCCGCGCCGATGACCAGCACGTCCTGGACGTTGGGGTGGACGGCCATGGGCACGTGGGTGATCATCTCGTCGTAGATAAACTCGTCCCGCTCGGTGAGCATCACGTTCCCATCCAGGGTGAGCACCTTGCCAAACTCCGGGGTGTCGTAGATATCGATCTGCTGGTAGTCGCTCTTTTTGGAGTAGAGGTGCCGGTCCACCCGCAGGCTGTGCTTCACATCTGGAGTATGAAATTCACTGAACCACAGTTCCATCAGCCCACCTCCTGGGTCAGAATGTTGATGTGCTCAATGTCCGGGTCCTCGGTACCCGTCATGGAGCAGCCCTTGGCCTTGGCGTACTGGATGTATTCCAAAATTTCCTTGGTAATACGCTCGCCGGGGGCCAGGATGGGGATGCCCGGGGGATAGCACATGACAAACTCGCTGCACACCTTGCCCACGCTGTCCTCCAGGGGGACGCTCTCCTTGTCGGCGTAGAAGGCCTCCTGGGGGCTGGTGACCACCTCGGGGTCGATGTACTCCTGGTTCATCAGGCCGCTGCTGTCGGTCTGGTAGCGGCGGCGGATCTCCGCCAGGGCGCTCACCAACCGCTCCAGCTCCTGGTAGCGGTCGCCGATGGACAGATAGGCCAGGATGTTGCCGATGTCGCCGAATTCGATCTGGATGTCGTACTCGTCCCGGAGCAGGTCATAGACCTCGATGCCCGCCAGACCGATGTCCCGGGTGTGGACGGAGAGTTTGGTGGGGTCAAAGTCGAAGATGGAGTCCCCGTTCACCAGCTCCCGGCCGAAGGCGTAGTAGCCGCCGATGGCGTTAATTTCCTCCCGGGCGTACTCCGCCATGGCCACCACCTGCCGGAACACCTGCTTGCCCCGCAGGGCCAGGTTCCGGCGGCTGATGTCCAGACTGGACATCAGCAGATAGCTGCCGGAGGTGGTCTGGGTCAGGTTGATGATCTTGCGCACATGGCCCTCCTGGATGGACGGACCGGTGAGCAGCAGGCTGGACTGGGTGAGGCTGCCGCCGCTTTTGTGCATGGACACCGCCGCCATATCGGCTCCGGCATCCATGGCGGAGACAGGCATATTTTCACCGAAGTAGAAGTGGGTGCCGTGGGCCTCGTCAGCCAGGCAGTACATCCCCGCCTCGTGGGCCATCTTCACAATGGAGCGCAGGTCGGAGCAGATGCCGTAGTAGGTGGGGTTGTTGACCAGCACGGCCACCGCGTCCGGGTTCTCCCGGATGGCCTTGGCCACCTGCTCCCGCTTCATACCTAACGAGATGCCCAGGCGGTGGTCCACCTCCGGGTTTACATACACGGGAATGGCGCCGCACAGTACCAGGGCGTTAATGACGCTGCGGTGGACGTTGCGGGGCATGATGATCTTGTCCCCCCGCTTGCACACCGACAGCACCATGGTCTGCACCGAGCTGGTGGTGCCGCCCACCATCAAAAAGGCGTGAGCCGCCCCGAAGGCGTCGGCGGCCAGCTCCTCCGCCTGACGGATGACAGAGATGGGGTGACACAGGTTATCCAGGGGCTTCATGCTGTTTACGTCAATGCTGACGCACTGCTCCCCCAAAAACTCCGTCAGCTCCGGGTTGCCCCGGCCCCGCTTGTGGCCGGGCACGTCGAAGGGCACCACCCGCATCTGTCGGAAGGTCTGCAGGGCCTCGTAGATGGGGGCCCGGTTTTGATCCAGAATACGTTCCTTTTCCATTGGCCAACACCTCAACAAAACAAAAAAACACAAGCTGTATTTGTACAGCTTGTGTTTGAATCAGCAGATATGCCCGCCCTGCCCTCTCCAGGATTTTACAATTTTCCCGCCGGAACGGGGACTTCGGGTGCGGAAGGGCTTGGGGAATATGATTCTGGTACTGAGAGTCTATATAGCAACAAGATACTTTTACTACTCTTATTGACCGTTTCACAAGTCTGCGCAAATACGCATTTCGGTTATAAAGTAACCAACTTATAAAATTTGAGCTTTTAACTCAATCAATAAGGCGGTATACCCGCCAATCGGCAGTGGACCCGGCTGTCCGTATGGCCTTAACTCCCGCAGGAGTGGTCCCAGTATGCTTGGCCAGATAAACTCCAGTCAAATTATTTTCTTTATATCATGAAAACAGACCGCTGTCAATGCTCCTTCGCGTGTTTAGTAAAATTTCTGTTTTCAGGCAGCCCTGTAAAAAATCGGAGGAGACCTGCCATCCGGCATGTCTCCTCCGTCTCTTATTGCTTCATTACGACCCGCAGTGCCTTACACACCGAGCCGCTGATCACGCAGCCCAGCACCGCCTCGATCACAGCCTGGATGCCCACATAGGCGGCCACAAACAACAGGACGTTGTCCTGGAACTTGGCCATCAGCTCCTCCCCCAAGAGGGCCTGGAGCGTGGGGGCGTTCAGGAAGATGATCACCAGCACCGTCATGTAGAACAGGGTGTTCAGCACCGGCGCGGCCAGTCCTCCGATGTAGTAGGAGATGGTCTTGCTCCGGTCGATCTTGTGCACGGCCCGGAAAATCCAGCCCACACAGATGCCCATCAGGATGCGGGGAATGATCGTATTTACAAAGCTCAGCAGTACCACCGTGCCGCCGGTGTAGCCCGCCAGAAACAGGGTGCTGAACCCGGTCTTGATGGCCGTGTAAAAGCTGATACAGCCCATCACACCGCCCAGAACACCGCCGGCCAGAGGTCCCAGCATCATGGCTCCTACGGCCACCGGCACCGTCATAATAGACGCATACTGTCCGGGCAGCGGGATCATGGCCAGACCTGTGATGTTCATCATCAGCAGGATGCCCACCAGCAGCGCCAGTTCAATGAGATACGTGAGCTTCGTCTTTGTCTTACCCATATTCAATTCCTCCTGCTGCCGCTCCTCTCCACGGAGGATGCAGCGCATTTTTTGGCTTTTCGCCAGCGGCTATTATACTATGGCCTGTTCATATTTTCAAGGCACATCTTTCCTCGTTTTGTCAACGGGAAAGCGGCCTGCTCTGCCTGTGGCTCTTACGGCATCCTCTTCTTTTTTCCGGTACAGGGACCATTCTCTTCAAAAATAAACCCTTGACAAACAAAATCGCCCTCCATATAATTACCAATGGTAACTATATGGAGGGCATATAAATGGAAATTAAAACAATCAAGGCACTGCTTGACGCGTGCTATCAGGCCAAGCGGATCCGGGACCTGCTTCCGGCGCTGCCGCAAGGCGTCACTCCGTCCTATATTCACTATCTGGATACCATTGAATCACTGGAACAACAGGGGACCCGGGTGAAAGTGTCCGATATCAGCGATGCATTGAATCTGCCCCGCCCGGGCGTGACCCGAACTGTGAAGGAAATGCAGGCCAAAGGCTATCTCTGCAAGCAAACCTCTCCAGAGGACGGGCGCATCACATACATCTCCGTCACTCAGGCAGGAAAACAGCTGTCCAAACGGTACAACGAACAATATTTTAGCCGTCTTGCCCCGCTCCTCAACGATATTTCCCAGGAGGACGCCGCCTGCACCATTCGAACCATTGAGCGCTTTTATGAGGTCATGTCCAAGGGAGGGATCACCGTTGACTAATCAGAACGCTGATTTTACTCAGGGCAGCATTTTAAAAAAGCTGTTTTGGTTTATGGTGCCCATTCTTGGCGCACTCATTTTGCAGGCTGCTTACGGAGCCGTCGACCTGTTGGTTGTGGGCCGGTTTGGTTCCACATCCGGTCTTTCGGCCGTCTCCACCGGAAGCCAGGTGCTGAATTTAGTCACCTTTGTGGTAACACAGCTTGCCATGGGCATTACCGTTCTGATCGCACGGTATCTGGGCGAAAAACGGCCGGAACAGATCGCCCCTCTTCTGGGGGGCGGCGCCTTGGTGTTTGCGCTGATCTCTGTGGGGTTGTGCATTCTTCTGGTGTGTTTTGCCCGGCCCATTTCCATCCTGATGCAGGCGCCCAAAGAATCTCTGGATCTCACCGTGAGCTATATTCGCATCTGCGGAAGCGGCATTTTCTTTATTGTGGCCTATAACCTCCTCTCCGCTATCTTTCGTGGCCTGGGCGACAGCAAATCTCCTCTTCTGTTCGTTTTGGTGGCCTGTGTGGTCAACATCTTCGGCGATCTTTTCCTGGTG
Encoded here:
- a CDS encoding MarR family transcriptional regulator, whose protein sequence is MEIKTIKALLDACYQAKRIRDLLPALPQGVTPSYIHYLDTIESLEQQGTRVKVSDISDALNLPRPGVTRTVKEMQAKGYLCKQTSPEDGRITYISVTQAGKQLSKRYNEQYFSRLAPLLNDISQEDAACTIRTIERFYEVMSKGGITVD
- the speE gene encoding polyamine aminopropyltransferase; the protein is MELWFSEFHTPDVKHSLRVDRHLYSKKSDYQQIDIYDTPEFGKVLTLDGNVMLTERDEFIYDEMITHVPMAVHPNVQDVLVIGAGDGGVVKELARYECIQSIDLVEMDEQVVNACRQYLPENACRLDDKRVHIYFDNALRFIRRRKAQYDLIIVDSTDPFGPSEGYFTREFYGICYNALKDDGIMVNQQGSPFYRHDAQAMQRSHKRIVNTFPISRVYQAHIPTYAAGYWLFGFASKKYHPIDDFDREKWLKLHLKTKYYTVRLHAGAFFLPAFLEEMLEEVE
- a CDS encoding ECF transporter S component, producing MGKTKTKLTYLIELALLVGILLMMNITGLAMIPLPGQYASIMTVPVAVGAMMLGPLAGGVLGGVMGCISFYTAIKTGFSTLFLAGYTGGTVVLLSFVNTIIPRILMGICVGWIFRAVHKIDRSKTISYYIGGLAAPVLNTLFYMTVLVIIFLNAPTLQALLGEELMAKFQDNVLLFVAAYVGIQAVIEAVLGCVISGSVCKALRVVMKQ
- a CDS encoding aminotransferase class V-fold PLP-dependent enzyme, with product MEKERILDQNRAPIYEALQTFRQMRVVPFDVPGHKRGRGNPELTEFLGEQCVSIDVNSMKPLDNLCHPISVIRQAEELAADAFGAAHAFLMVGGTTSSVQTMVLSVCKRGDKIIMPRNVHRSVINALVLCGAIPVYVNPEVDHRLGISLGMKREQVAKAIRENPDAVAVLVNNPTYYGICSDLRSIVKMAHEAGMYCLADEAHGTHFYFGENMPVSAMDAGADMAAVSMHKSGGSLTQSSLLLTGPSIQEGHVRKIINLTQTTSGSYLLMSSLDISRRNLALRGKQVFRQVVAMAEYAREEINAIGGYYAFGRELVNGDSIFDFDPTKLSVHTRDIGLAGIEVYDLLRDEYDIQIEFGDIGNILAYLSIGDRYQELERLVSALAEIRRRYQTDSSGLMNQEYIDPEVVTSPQEAFYADKESVPLEDSVGKVCSEFVMCYPPGIPILAPGERITKEILEYIQYAKAKGCSMTGTEDPDIEHINILTQEVG